Proteins from one Bradyrhizobium roseum genomic window:
- a CDS encoding Dyp-type peroxidase, whose protein sequence is MTAEPVLATSEIQGNSLGGFNKNHQTLVHFAFPVDLAALRQWLQGLALTDLAEVVAFKRQLLAMKVAGNDTSAMKVCWQNIAFTYRGLVKLSPTATQFTDTLFINGLDGTASRTIGDPTTAGAPGEISTWKIGGPDTLPDAILIIAADDPVQLDAALAARQAELIKAGCTIIHVDAGHDPSFYSDAAHQFDAGHEHFGFRDGISQPGVRGQLSAADGDWLTPRPAAQPGPSTDPEFAQPGQILVWPGEFVFGYPKQNLSFVRLSAKGRKLGPPAPAIDQSAVAPWWAANGSFLAFRRLHQDVPAFLGFCQRVAASASTAFAKPMSPERAAALVVGRWPSGAPVRLSPNADDAILGGDDARNNDFTLLDDQDGRVCPLAAHIRKVNPRGVATDDGIAPHTLGHRLLRRGIPYGAPLASGAPADGVDRGLLFLSYQTDIQNQFMFLANRWANAANRPVASVAPALPGVVVGDGFDMVIGSNPDGERERFFVCYDGATAARTETGAAQPDWVFATGGGFYFSPAISAVRALAGQAFEREWRAIMAVAKKTQKKPRNKALGAEDTSTLLLSPAGRLLATNFTLPPGPLAVPVYPIADRRRLIDQLTLALVSFYVHLNRKKAIYGFDPVRALALLAPKIDTMSDGEFHGALVELLARVRDRHVILLGRAPYGAATMVPFTIETCWENGDQLYVVTKIDPSAQTKTLKPGARVSHWNGIPIDRYIRLNSNLFDGGNEAAALARSLAFLTHRPLNRFGPPLEEWVDLRFTLNGVVSEERFSWVGFNPTAAPAYPGLGRNITGFGGDLPLLDLQNARRIRLAPQSFDVAPAAPAAQPIGVPRVLGHAAAGVIDYGTVTTGDGTFAYLRFWSFQANAVDDLVNALTPILPALPQNGLIFDMRGNSGGYIAAGERVLQLFSATPIVPARFEFRVTDLTRAMVNLSDEFSRWRPSFAEAFATGEEYTRGIPIEGEDADYNKVGRKYPGPVVLVSDALAFSTADIFAAGFIDNGLGKVICTDSNMAAAGGNNWTWDVVRIYNPDFRLDAKLKADMATGTLTAGIVDAFNTGGVSLSAKATLSTGVVNDGDTIWTIQDDTLTHTVRDQSWMSPNLEVYLDHSLSGLADLPSGLILSLTMRRAVRVKINEGRILEDVGIVPDILYRMTLRDVMEQNQDLFDRAGKELVAPIARAPAV, encoded by the coding sequence ATGACGGCGGAGCCCGTCCTCGCGACCAGCGAGATCCAGGGCAACTCGCTCGGAGGCTTCAACAAGAACCATCAGACACTCGTGCATTTCGCGTTCCCCGTAGACCTTGCCGCCCTGCGTCAATGGCTGCAGGGTTTGGCGCTTACGGACCTAGCCGAGGTGGTCGCGTTCAAGCGGCAACTCCTAGCGATGAAGGTCGCCGGCAACGATACCTCGGCCATGAAGGTCTGTTGGCAGAATATCGCCTTCACTTATCGGGGATTGGTCAAGCTCAGCCCGACTGCTACTCAGTTTACCGATACGCTTTTCATAAATGGACTGGATGGGACGGCCTCCCGTACCATCGGCGATCCGACCACTGCGGGCGCGCCGGGTGAGATATCAACTTGGAAAATTGGTGGTCCGGACACGCTTCCTGATGCAATCCTAATCATCGCCGCGGACGATCCAGTTCAACTCGATGCCGCTTTGGCCGCCCGGCAAGCGGAGTTGATCAAAGCGGGCTGCACGATCATTCACGTCGACGCCGGGCATGACCCGTCCTTCTATTCGGACGCGGCGCATCAGTTTGATGCCGGGCATGAGCATTTCGGATTTCGCGACGGCATCTCGCAACCGGGTGTGCGTGGTCAGCTCTCGGCCGCGGATGGTGACTGGCTCACTCCGCGGCCCGCAGCGCAGCCTGGCCCTTCAACCGACCCAGAATTCGCACAGCCCGGCCAGATCCTCGTTTGGCCGGGCGAATTCGTATTCGGCTATCCAAAGCAGAACTTGAGCTTCGTCCGGCTGAGCGCGAAAGGGCGAAAGCTCGGCCCACCGGCCCCAGCGATCGATCAGAGCGCGGTCGCACCTTGGTGGGCTGCGAACGGCTCTTTCCTCGCCTTCCGCCGGCTACATCAGGACGTACCCGCTTTTCTGGGATTTTGTCAGAGAGTTGCGGCTAGCGCCTCGACCGCCTTCGCCAAGCCCATGTCCCCTGAACGGGCTGCGGCACTCGTGGTTGGCCGGTGGCCGAGCGGCGCGCCTGTTCGCTTATCGCCCAATGCCGATGATGCCATTCTGGGCGGTGACGATGCGCGCAACAATGACTTCACCTTACTCGACGATCAGGACGGCCGCGTCTGTCCGCTCGCCGCCCATATCCGCAAGGTGAACCCGCGTGGTGTCGCGACTGATGACGGGATAGCGCCCCACACGCTCGGCCATCGCCTGCTGCGGCGCGGTATCCCTTATGGAGCGCCGCTTGCGTCAGGCGCTCCGGCCGATGGAGTCGATCGAGGACTGCTCTTCCTATCCTATCAGACCGATATCCAGAATCAGTTCATGTTCCTAGCCAATCGCTGGGCCAATGCGGCGAACCGCCCGGTGGCTTCAGTGGCGCCGGCACTTCCTGGCGTTGTGGTAGGAGACGGGTTCGACATGGTGATCGGGTCAAATCCAGATGGAGAGCGTGAACGCTTCTTCGTTTGCTACGACGGCGCGACTGCGGCGCGCACCGAGACCGGAGCCGCTCAACCGGATTGGGTCTTTGCCACTGGCGGTGGCTTCTATTTTTCGCCGGCTATAAGCGCTGTGCGCGCTCTGGCCGGGCAAGCTTTCGAGCGAGAGTGGAGAGCGATCATGGCGGTTGCCAAGAAAACGCAAAAGAAGCCTCGTAATAAGGCGTTAGGTGCAGAGGATACCAGCACGCTACTCCTATCTCCCGCGGGAAGACTGCTCGCGACCAACTTCACGCTACCGCCGGGCCCACTTGCGGTACCGGTTTATCCCATCGCCGATCGACGCCGCTTGATCGACCAGCTGACGCTCGCACTGGTGAGTTTTTACGTCCATCTCAACCGTAAGAAGGCGATCTACGGCTTCGATCCAGTTCGCGCACTCGCGCTGCTGGCGCCCAAGATCGACACGATGTCGGACGGTGAATTTCATGGGGCTCTCGTCGAGTTGCTCGCGCGAGTGCGCGATAGGCACGTCATCTTGCTCGGTCGGGCTCCGTATGGTGCGGCCACGATGGTGCCATTCACTATCGAGACTTGCTGGGAAAACGGCGACCAGCTCTATGTCGTGACCAAGATTGATCCGAGCGCACAGACCAAAACGCTCAAGCCGGGCGCACGCGTTAGCCATTGGAACGGCATCCCGATCGATCGTTACATCCGCCTCAATTCCAATCTATTCGACGGAGGTAATGAGGCTGCAGCGCTCGCCCGCAGCTTGGCGTTCTTGACGCATAGGCCGCTCAATCGCTTTGGGCCGCCTCTGGAGGAGTGGGTCGACCTTCGCTTCACTCTCAACGGCGTTGTGTCTGAGGAGCGGTTCTCATGGGTCGGTTTCAATCCTACCGCCGCCCCCGCCTATCCCGGCCTCGGTCGCAACATTACCGGTTTTGGTGGCGACCTGCCGCTTCTCGACCTCCAGAATGCGCGCCGTATCCGACTCGCGCCGCAAAGCTTCGATGTAGCACCTGCCGCACCGGCGGCCCAGCCGATCGGCGTTCCCAGGGTCCTGGGCCACGCTGCGGCTGGCGTTATCGATTACGGGACTGTGACGACTGGCGATGGCACCTTTGCCTATCTTCGCTTCTGGTCGTTCCAAGCCAACGCAGTCGATGATCTCGTAAATGCACTAACCCCGATCCTTCCCGCGCTCCCGCAGAACGGCCTCATCTTCGACATGCGTGGGAACAGCGGCGGTTACATCGCGGCGGGAGAACGCGTTCTGCAACTCTTCAGCGCGACGCCGATCGTTCCGGCACGCTTTGAATTCCGGGTGACCGACCTGACCCGTGCGATGGTGAACCTGAGCGACGAATTTAGCAGGTGGCGTCCGTCCTTCGCCGAGGCGTTCGCAACGGGGGAAGAGTATACCCGCGGCATTCCCATCGAAGGAGAAGATGCAGACTACAATAAGGTTGGTCGCAAATATCCTGGCCCGGTTGTCCTCGTCAGCGATGCACTCGCATTCAGCACTGCTGACATTTTCGCTGCGGGCTTCATCGACAACGGTCTAGGCAAGGTGATCTGTACCGACAGCAATATGGCGGCCGCTGGTGGCAACAATTGGACCTGGGATGTAGTGCGCATCTACAACCCCGACTTCCGGCTCGACGCCAAGCTGAAGGCCGACATGGCCACAGGTACGCTCACAGCCGGTATCGTAGACGCGTTCAACACGGGCGGCGTCTCCCTTTCCGCGAAAGCGACGCTATCGACCGGCGTGGTCAACGATGGCGACACGATCTGGACCATTCAGGACGATACACTTACTCACACGGTCCGTGACCAGAGCTGGATGAGCCCGAACCTCGAAGTCTACCTTGATCACAGCCTGTCGGGGCTCGCAGATCTGCCTTCCGGGCTCATCCTAAGCCTCACCATGCGCCGCGCGGTGCGCGTCAAGATCAACGAGGGGCGGATATTGGAGGATGTCGGCATCGTGCCGGACATCCTCTACCGGATGACGCTGCGCGACGTGATGGAGCAGAACCAGGATCTGTTTGATCGCGCGGGCAAGGAACTCGTCGCACCCATTGCCCGTGCTCCGGCTGTTTGA
- a CDS encoding tellurite resistance TerB family protein, which yields MILFGALAAAVSAVYRFAVENAQAIGVIVLICALIAIPFLIARFRSTKRADPAGPRPPPLDTGLRTRTSGASSTRGERSPPARWIRSGETVKFGTAALSGGMFYYGDWLALADSATRQYAINPKLPASGVADVEGRSMPYWPSYADISPGARRAFLNWMAGGRRDPSYGIGMVFIFLYGLEHRLFLEGGDDADLIVREVERLLAIYGANNSFQGYASNFVDFARLAQGERLEVSELSPERRGGPEMDLPTRLYLGSRLAEAPALSAEDALRWVLAIPDTYLRTPAVRCFDEFVALWRLRFDRIYPTGLPVSGKDRISLRYRAASGAFDVAVSGPHEQYVDVARVTKPVPALQKLVTDCTDELDSFSRFLGRKPSARNSMAAAKLLPTDLQQSTTAGAIADFRHRVEAVMGDHGRGSCTAQILLEMAGIEVPADGKISAASADELGRALDSIGVAIEPDRRYGSSVPRADEQVFVFRAANGGPVDPARASFRAVRAQVEVAVLAAAADGDASYEELQRTIARIRSATDLSGVEQARLIAFAVTTFNNPPKQSRVMRKLAETTEDERQAIADAAIAVIGGNGNVDAGEVKFLERLHKSLGLPKERVYTGLHSAAARQADDPVPISGEDRAVGVPLPKEAPSPIPPAVAARGISIDAARLARTRRDTEAVSALLSDIFAEDVVQPQQAPPEQAALDGLDGPHTELVELLELRGSMTRTEFDRHAKEMRLLPDGAIERINDWSFDRFDEALIDDGDEVVVAPHLRGKIAEMKDKAA from the coding sequence TTGATTTTGTTCGGCGCTTTGGCCGCCGCGGTGTCGGCCGTCTATCGCTTTGCGGTTGAGAATGCGCAGGCGATAGGTGTCATAGTCCTGATTTGCGCACTGATCGCCATCCCGTTCCTCATTGCCCGCTTCAGGTCGACGAAACGTGCGGATCCAGCCGGTCCCAGGCCACCGCCTCTGGACACCGGGTTGCGGACCCGCACTTCGGGGGCTTCCTCCACCCGGGGCGAACGCTCCCCTCCGGCCCGGTGGATCCGGAGCGGCGAAACCGTGAAGTTCGGCACTGCCGCGCTTTCCGGCGGCATGTTCTACTACGGGGACTGGCTCGCGCTCGCGGACAGTGCCACGCGCCAATACGCCATCAACCCGAAACTCCCGGCCTCTGGAGTGGCCGACGTCGAGGGCCGCTCGATGCCTTACTGGCCGTCCTACGCTGACATCTCTCCTGGCGCTCGCCGTGCCTTCCTCAATTGGATGGCCGGCGGCAGGCGGGATCCGTCGTACGGCATCGGGATGGTCTTCATCTTCCTGTATGGCCTCGAACATCGGCTGTTCCTGGAAGGAGGAGACGATGCAGACCTGATCGTCCGAGAGGTCGAGAGACTTCTGGCGATCTACGGCGCCAACAACTCGTTCCAAGGCTACGCTAGCAATTTCGTTGACTTCGCACGACTGGCCCAGGGCGAACGCCTTGAGGTGAGCGAGCTATCTCCGGAGCGGCGCGGCGGACCCGAGATGGACTTGCCGACCCGCCTCTACCTCGGCAGCCGCCTCGCTGAAGCACCGGCGTTGTCGGCTGAAGACGCGCTGCGCTGGGTCCTTGCGATACCCGACACCTATCTGAGGACGCCGGCGGTCCGTTGCTTCGACGAGTTCGTCGCGCTGTGGCGGTTGCGTTTCGACCGGATCTATCCCACGGGCCTTCCGGTGAGCGGCAAAGATCGGATCTCGCTGCGCTACCGGGCGGCGAGCGGCGCTTTCGACGTCGCGGTCAGCGGACCGCACGAGCAGTACGTCGATGTGGCCCGCGTGACGAAACCGGTGCCGGCATTGCAGAAGCTGGTGACTGACTGCACCGACGAGTTGGACTCCTTCAGCCGCTTCCTCGGCCGAAAACCTTCGGCCAGGAACTCGATGGCAGCGGCGAAATTGCTGCCCACCGATCTGCAACAAAGCACGACCGCGGGGGCGATAGCCGATTTCCGGCACCGGGTCGAAGCCGTCATGGGCGACCACGGACGCGGAAGCTGCACGGCGCAGATACTGTTGGAAATGGCAGGAATCGAAGTACCCGCGGACGGCAAGATTTCGGCCGCGTCTGCCGACGAACTCGGCCGCGCGCTGGATTCCATCGGAGTCGCCATCGAGCCCGACCGCCGATACGGAAGCAGCGTCCCACGCGCCGACGAGCAGGTGTTCGTGTTCAGGGCCGCGAACGGCGGCCCCGTCGATCCCGCTCGGGCTTCGTTCAGGGCCGTCAGGGCCCAAGTTGAGGTCGCGGTGCTGGCGGCCGCGGCGGACGGAGATGCATCCTACGAGGAGCTCCAGCGCACGATCGCGCGAATACGCTCCGCCACCGATCTGTCTGGAGTCGAGCAGGCGCGCCTCATCGCTTTCGCGGTCACGACGTTCAATAATCCACCTAAGCAGTCGAGAGTGATGCGGAAGCTCGCCGAAACCACCGAAGACGAACGCCAGGCTATCGCGGACGCAGCCATAGCGGTGATCGGCGGAAACGGAAACGTGGACGCCGGCGAGGTGAAATTCCTGGAAAGGCTTCACAAGTCGCTTGGGCTGCCGAAGGAGCGCGTGTACACCGGCCTCCATAGCGCCGCCGCAAGACAGGCCGACGATCCCGTGCCCATTAGCGGCGAGGATCGCGCCGTAGGGGTACCGTTACCGAAGGAAGCGCCGTCGCCCATTCCTCCTGCGGTTGCCGCCAGGGGAATTTCCATTGATGCTGCGCGACTAGCCCGAACGCGCAGGGATACGGAGGCGGTATCGGCTCTCCTTTCGGATATCTTCGCCGAGGACGTCGTCCAGCCGCAACAAGCTCCTCCCGAACAGGCCGCTCTCGATGGACTCGACGGGCCGCACACCGAACTGGTGGAGCTCTTGGAGCTTCGCGGGTCGATGACGCGGACCGAATTTGACCGACACGCGAAGGAGATGCGTCTTCTGCCGGACGGCGCCATCGAACGGATCAACGACTGGTCGTTCGATCGCTTCGACGAAGCGCTGATCGATGACGGCGATGAAGTCGTCGTCGCGCCGCATCTTCGAGGGAAAATCGCCGAAATGAAGGACAAGGCCGCATGA
- a CDS encoding DEAD/DEAH box helicase has product MSSPASDSTLEGAYDKLHPTIRRWIRDQGWDELREIQARTVNAVLDGDRDILIAATTAAGKTEAAFLPILTQVAERKEPGFSVLYVSPLKALINDQFKRLDELCDNMGIPVVKWHGDAPQADKKRALAKPQGIALITPESIEAMFTRRPADAARLLSTAAFIVIDELHSFLQGPRGLHVASLLRRIDAMSRKAARRVGLSATIGDLPQAAAWLRPAVPHSVEILEAKSDSPELRLQIRGYVEPPELDDPDHAEGTSGAEETPRRIALDDIADHLFATLRGPNNLVFGGSRRTVESAADRLRRRCETAKVPNEFFPHHGSLSKTLREDLEDRLKDAKLPTTAICTSTLELGIDIGSVKSVAQIGSPRSLSSLKQRLGRTGRRPGTPSILRVYVREPNIDQDSGILDRLRSNTIRSVAVVRLLLERFVEPAGEVPETASTLIHQILSVIAERGGIRARPLYDLLCGPGPFASITVAEFADLLRHLSSEAVKFVEQASDGTIMLGKEGERIVQSRNFFAVFESPDEWRLTVGGRTLGTLPISFPVHKDSLVVFAGQRWIVQDLDEKTNTLFVAPHPGGVVPRFERANGERLHDRLAAEMRQVYLASDVPPYLDDKGRSLLAQGREMFRSLGLETTTCVQEEKNLHVFLWRGSQATAVFGAAAAMVGIPGEVHDLGLTLSETNVFDASAKLKLLADTEDVDPMGVAAFVENVAAGKFREQVPQPLAKALWAKQNVAAIAGINGMARTVCEADGLH; this is encoded by the coding sequence ATGAGCTCACCAGCCTCCGACTCAACCCTTGAAGGCGCCTACGACAAGCTTCATCCGACGATCCGTCGCTGGATCCGAGATCAAGGTTGGGACGAACTGAGGGAAATCCAGGCTCGCACCGTGAACGCGGTGCTGGACGGCGATCGTGACATCCTGATCGCGGCGACGACCGCGGCCGGAAAGACGGAAGCAGCTTTCCTGCCTATCCTTACGCAGGTAGCGGAGCGCAAGGAGCCGGGCTTTTCCGTGCTCTACGTCAGTCCCTTGAAGGCGCTAATCAACGACCAGTTCAAGCGCCTGGACGAATTGTGCGACAACATGGGCATTCCCGTCGTGAAATGGCACGGGGATGCGCCGCAGGCCGATAAGAAGCGGGCCTTGGCCAAGCCGCAGGGTATCGCCCTGATCACGCCCGAGTCGATCGAAGCCATGTTCACTCGCCGACCGGCTGACGCCGCTCGGTTGCTGTCGACGGCCGCGTTCATCGTGATCGACGAACTCCACTCCTTCCTTCAGGGGCCACGGGGACTTCATGTGGCGAGTCTGCTGCGCCGCATCGACGCGATGTCGAGAAAGGCCGCTCGGCGCGTCGGTCTGTCCGCGACGATCGGCGATCTTCCGCAGGCTGCAGCCTGGTTACGTCCCGCGGTACCGCATTCGGTCGAGATCCTCGAGGCGAAATCCGATTCGCCCGAGCTCAGGCTTCAGATACGCGGATATGTCGAGCCGCCGGAGCTCGACGATCCCGATCATGCTGAAGGTACCTCCGGTGCGGAAGAGACGCCCAGAAGGATCGCGCTGGACGACATCGCAGATCATCTGTTCGCCACGCTCCGCGGGCCGAACAATCTCGTCTTCGGCGGATCGCGCCGCACCGTGGAGTCTGCAGCGGACAGATTGAGGAGGCGTTGCGAAACGGCGAAGGTTCCGAACGAATTCTTTCCCCATCACGGTAGCCTTTCGAAGACCTTGCGCGAGGATCTCGAGGACCGATTGAAGGACGCGAAGCTTCCGACGACCGCCATCTGCACGTCGACCTTGGAACTCGGCATCGATATCGGATCGGTGAAGTCGGTCGCGCAAATAGGGTCGCCCAGATCCTTATCGTCGCTGAAACAGAGGCTAGGACGCACGGGGCGCCGGCCTGGCACGCCGTCGATCCTGCGGGTCTACGTGCGCGAACCCAACATCGATCAGGACTCGGGCATTTTGGATAGGCTTCGGTCCAACACGATACGGTCGGTCGCTGTCGTGAGGTTGCTCTTGGAAAGGTTCGTTGAGCCGGCCGGCGAGGTGCCCGAAACGGCGTCGACGCTCATTCACCAGATTCTGTCGGTTATCGCAGAACGCGGCGGCATAAGAGCTAGACCGCTGTACGATCTGTTGTGCGGCCCCGGTCCCTTCGCATCGATAACCGTCGCCGAATTCGCGGACCTGCTCCGACATCTGTCTTCGGAGGCGGTCAAATTCGTCGAGCAAGCAAGCGATGGCACCATCATGCTCGGAAAGGAGGGTGAGCGGATCGTGCAATCGCGCAATTTCTTCGCCGTGTTCGAGTCACCCGACGAATGGCGCCTAACGGTCGGAGGGCGGACACTCGGAACTCTCCCGATTTCGTTTCCCGTCCATAAGGACAGCTTGGTCGTCTTCGCCGGCCAACGCTGGATCGTGCAGGATCTCGACGAAAAGACGAACACTCTGTTCGTGGCGCCGCATCCGGGCGGCGTGGTGCCCCGGTTCGAGCGGGCCAACGGAGAGCGTCTCCACGACCGCTTGGCGGCAGAGATGCGACAGGTCTACCTGGCATCTGACGTGCCGCCCTATCTCGACGACAAGGGGCGTTCGCTGTTGGCACAAGGAAGAGAGATGTTCCGATCCCTCGGCCTCGAGACGACGACCTGTGTGCAGGAGGAGAAGAACCTTCACGTCTTTCTGTGGCGGGGGTCCCAGGCGACCGCTGTCTTTGGGGCCGCCGCCGCTATGGTCGGCATTCCGGGAGAGGTCCATGACCTCGGTCTTACGCTTTCCGAAACGAACGTGTTCGATGCTTCAGCAAAGTTGAAGCTCCTGGCAGATACAGAGGACGTAGACCCCATGGGGGTAGCGGCGTTCGTCGAGAACGTGGCGGCCGGCAAGTTCCGGGAGCAAGTCCCGCAGCCCTTGGCCAAGGCGTTGTGGGCCAAACAGAACGTCGCGGCCATAGCCGGTATCAACGGCATGGCGCGGACCGTATGCGAGGCGGACGGACTCCACTGA